A part of Carettochelys insculpta isolate YL-2023 chromosome 1, ASM3395843v1, whole genome shotgun sequence genomic DNA contains:
- the LOC142003192 gene encoding olfactory receptor 51G2-like translates to MSSVNDSKFTHALFLLTGMPGQEDIHLWFSAPFCLIYAVSIAGNSVITLIIKIDQTLHEPMYIFLSVLAITDIGISVATMPTILGIFLFNSREISLDACFAQLFFIHSLQCIESAVLLLMAFDRLIAICNPLRYASILTLPRTAILGLVCVLRGMASMLPLPFLLKRFQYCQSNVLSHSYCLHQEVMKLACADIRVNSVYGLAVTILTVGLDSLLILLSYVMILRTVLSVASRMESLKALNTCISHLCAVLLFYTPEIGLSLVHRFGNDSSHLLQILLGYVSLLIPPLMNPIIYSIKSKQLRARIIRVFIK, encoded by the coding sequence ATGTCATCTGTCAATGATTCCAAATTCACACATGCGTTGTTCCTTCTCACGGGGATGCCTGGGCAGGAAGACATCCACCTCTGGTTCTCTGCTCCCTTCTGCTTAATATATGCAGTCTCGATAGCAGGAAATTCAGTCATTACGTTGATTATAAAAATAGATCAAACCCtgcatgagcccatgtacatttttctttccGTGTTGGCCATCACAGATATTGGCATATCAGTAGCCACCATGCCGACCATACTGGGAATATTCTTGTTTAACTCCAGGGAGATCAGCCTTGATGCCTGTTTTGCCCAGCTGTTCTTCATCCACTCGCTTCAATGCATTGAATCTGCCGTGCTCTTGTTGATGGCCTTTGACCGCCTCATAGCGATCTGTAACCCTCTGCgatatgcttccatcttaacccTGCCACGAACAGCCATCCTGGGACTGGTGTGTGTGCTAAGAGGGATGGCCTCAATGCTTCCGCTCCCCTTTCTCCTGAAACGGTTCCAGTACTGTCAAAGCAatgtcctctcccattcctactgcCTGCACCAGGAGGTCATGAAGTTAGCTTGTGCGGACATTAGAGTCAATAGCGTTTATGGCTTAGCGGTTACAATCCTAACAGTGGGGTTGGACTCACTGCTCATCCTCCTGTCTTATGTGATGATCCTCAGAACAGTGCTGAGTGTGGCATCCCGCATGGAGAGTCTCAAGGCCCTGAACACCTGTATCTCCCACCTCTGCGCCGTCCTGCTCTTCTACACACCAGAGATTGGCTTATCTTTGGTACACAGATTTGGAAATGACTCTTCTCACTTGCTTCAGATTCTCCTGGGATATGTTTCTCTGCTCATTCCTCCCCTGATGAATCCAATCATATATAGCATAAAAAGCAAGCAGCTTCGTGCAAGAATCATCAGGGTGTTCATCAAGTGA
- the LOC142003183 gene encoding olfactory receptor 51G2-like, giving the protein MSPVNDTNFTHAVFLLTGIPGQDNIHLWISTPFCFMYAISIAGNSVIILIIKTDPTLHKPMYIFLFVLGVIDIGISVATMPTILGIFLFNSREISLDACFAQLFFIHSLQCTESSVLLLMAFDRLIAICNPLRYTSILTLSRTAILGLVFVLRGVAVMFPLPFLLKRFRYCQSNVLSHSYCLHQEVMKLACADIRVSSIYGLSVTLLTTGLDSLLILFSYVMILKTVLTVTSLPESLRALNTCVSHLCALMLFYTPIISLSAIHRFGEGTSPLLPILLGYVYLLVPPLMNPIVYSVKSKHLRARIIRVFIK; this is encoded by the coding sequence ATGTCACCTGTCAATGACACCAACTTCACACATGCAGTGTTCCTTCTCACTGGGATACCTGGGCAGGACAACATCCACCTGTGGATCTCTACTCCCTTCTGCTTCATGTACGCAATCTCGATAGCAGGAAATTCAGTCATTATCCTGATCATAAAAACAGATCCAACCCTTCATaagcccatgtacattttcctttttgtgtTGGGTGTCATAGACATTGGCATATCAGTAGCCACCATGCCAACCATACTGGGCATATTCTTGTTTAACTCCAGGGAGATCAGCCTTGATGCCTGTTTTGCCCAGCTGTTCTTCATCCACTCACTTCAATGCACGGAATCCTCAGTGCTCTTGTTGATGGCCTTTGACCGTCTCATCGCGATCTGTAACCCCCTAAGATACACTTCCATCTTAACCCTGTCAAGAACAGCTATCCTGGGACTGGTGTTTGTACTAAGAGGAGTGGCCGTAATGTTTCCACTCCCCTTTCTTCTGAAACGGTTCCGATACTGTCAAAGCAatgtcctctcccattcctactgcCTGCACCAGGAGGTCATGAAGTTGGCTTGTGCAGACATTAGAGTCAGTAGCATCTATGGATTGTCCGTTACACTCTTAACCACGGGATTGGATTCGCTACTTATCCTCTTCTCTTATGTGATGATCCTCAAAACAGTGCTGACTGTCACGTCTCTCCCAGAGAGTCTTAGGGCCTTGAACACCTGCGTCTCCCACCTCTGCGCCCTCATGCTTTTCTACACACCAATAATTAGCCTGTCTGCAATACATAGATTCGGAGAGGGCACTTCTCCTTTACTTCCAATTCTCCTGGGATACGTTTACCTGCTGGTTCCACCCCTGATGAACCCAATCGTGTATAGcgtgaaaagcaaacaccttcgTGCAAGAATCATCAGGGTGTTTATCAAGTGA